The bacterium genome segment AGCAAGCATCTGCTGGGGCTGGAGGGCGTCACCCGCGAGGAGATCACTGAGATACTGGACACCGCGGCCACCTTCAAAGAGATTTTGCAGCGACCCATTCCCAAGGTGCCGACCCTGCGTGGGAAAACCGTGGTCAACCTCTTTTATGAGGATTCCACCCGCACGCGCATCTCC includes the following:
- a CDS encoding aspartate carbamoyltransferase encodes the protein MMALKSKHLLGLEGVTREEITEILDTAATFKEILQRPIPKVPTLRGKTVVNLFYEDSTRTRISFELAEKRLSADTVNFSASGSSVKKGETLRDTVRNIEAMKI